The Lacrimispora xylanolytica genome has a segment encoding these proteins:
- a CDS encoding biotin/lipoyl-containing protein produces MKNYTITVNGNVYAVTVEEGITQAAVARTVAAAPAPVAAAPAPAAAPVAAAPAPAAPAGSQGSVTVPAPMPGKILGVKVSVGQAVKKGDVLVILEAMKMENEIVAPSDGTVASINVSNGDAVESGATLATLN; encoded by the coding sequence ATGAAAAATTATACAATTACAGTGAATGGTAATGTTTATGCCGTAACAGTAGAAGAGGGAATTACACAGGCAGCAGTAGCTAGAACAGTGGCAGCAGCACCGGCTCCAGTAGCAGCAGCTCCAGCACCAGCAGCAGCACCGGTTGCCGCAGCTCCAGCACCAGCAGCACCAGCAGGTTCTCAGGGTTCTGTCACAGTCCCAGCTCCAATGCCAGGTAAGATCCTTGGTGTTAAAGTGAGCGTAGGTCAGGCAGTGAAAAAAGGAGATGTACTTGTTATTCTTGAAGCTATGAAGATGGAAAATGAAATCGTAGCACCTTCTGATGGTACTGTTGCAAGCATCAATGTATCAAATGGTGATGCAGTAGAATCTGGCGCGACATTAGCGACACTGAACTAA
- a CDS encoding oxaloacetate decarboxylase subunit alpha: MAEIEKKPVKIVETALRDAHQSLIATRMTTDQMLPIVEKMDQVGYHAVECWGGATFDACLRFLKEDPWIRLRKLRDGFKNTKLQMLFRGQNILGYNHYADDVVEYFVQKSLANGIDIIRIFDCLNDIRNLQTAVSACNKENGHAQVALSYTLGDAYTLDYWKDIAKRIEDMGASSICVKDMAGLLTPYKAEELISALKESTKLPIDVHTHYTSGVASMTYLKAVEAGCDIIDTAMSPLALGTSQPATEVMVETFRGTPYDTGFDQNLLAEICSYLQPIREEALKSGLLNPKVLGVDIKTLQYQVPGGMLSNLVSQLKEAGQEDKYMEVLQEIPRVRQDLGEAPLVTPSSQIVGTQAVLNVIGGERYKMVTKETRKMFLGEFGQTVKPFNAEIQKKVIGNETPITCRPADNIEPQLPKFEKECAQWKQQDEDVLSYALFPTVAKEFFEYRAAQQTGVDVTVADKESKAYPV; encoded by the coding sequence ATGGCAGAAATAGAGAAAAAGCCGGTCAAGATTGTAGAGACAGCCCTTCGTGATGCTCATCAGTCTTTGATTGCTACAAGAATGACAACCGATCAGATGCTTCCGATCGTAGAGAAGATGGATCAGGTTGGATATCATGCAGTAGAGTGCTGGGGCGGCGCAACCTTTGATGCGTGCCTTCGCTTTTTAAAGGAAGATCCCTGGATCAGACTTAGAAAGTTAAGAGATGGCTTTAAGAATACAAAGTTACAGATGCTTTTCCGTGGACAGAATATTTTAGGTTACAATCACTATGCTGATGATGTTGTAGAATACTTTGTACAGAAATCTCTGGCTAATGGTATTGATATCATCCGTATCTTTGACTGTTTAAATGATATCCGCAACTTACAGACAGCTGTAAGCGCATGTAATAAAGAGAATGGTCACGCTCAGGTAGCGTTAAGCTATACTCTGGGTGATGCATACACTCTGGATTACTGGAAAGATATCGCAAAGAGAATCGAAGACATGGGAGCTTCTTCCATCTGTGTAAAGGATATGGCAGGTCTGTTAACTCCTTACAAAGCAGAAGAGCTGATCAGTGCTCTTAAGGAATCAACTAAGCTTCCTATCGATGTTCATACCCACTACACCTCTGGTGTTGCTTCCATGACATACTTAAAGGCAGTGGAAGCTGGATGCGATATCATCGATACCGCAATGTCACCACTTGCACTTGGAACCAGCCAGCCAGCAACTGAGGTTATGGTTGAGACATTCCGTGGCACACCATATGATACAGGCTTTGACCAGAATCTTCTGGCTGAAATCTGCTCTTATTTACAGCCAATCCGTGAGGAAGCATTAAAGAGCGGATTATTAAATCCAAAGGTTCTTGGCGTAGATATCAAGACATTACAGTATCAGGTACCTGGCGGTATGCTTTCTAACCTGGTTAGCCAGTTAAAAGAAGCAGGCCAGGAAGATAAATATATGGAAGTTCTTCAGGAAATTCCAAGAGTAAGACAGGACTTAGGAGAAGCTCCTCTTGTAACTCCTTCTTCTCAGATCGTTGGTACACAGGCAGTATTAAATGTTATCGGCGGCGAGCGTTATAAGATGGTTACAAAAGAGACAAGAAAGATGTTCTTAGGTGAATTCGGCCAGACAGTAAAACCGTTCAATGCTGAAATTCAGAAAAAAGTCATTGGAAACGAGACTCCGATTACCTGTCGTCCGGCAGATAACATTGAGCCACAGCTTCCGAAGTTTGAGAAGGAATGTGCACAGTGGAAACAGCAGGATGAGGATGTGTTATCCTACGCTCTGTTCCCAACAGTAGCAAAAGAATTCTTTGAATACCGTGCAGCTCAGCAGACTGGTGTTGATGTAACAGTAGCCGACAAGGAAAGCAAGGCATATCCGGTATAA
- a CDS encoding dockerin type I domain-containing protein gives MKKYKKARKLAIILASVLVLDSSVGVITPYINAYAYTERSATVNATSLNVRSGPGTTYSIVTKLTNGASVTVTDEKNATDGALWYQIRFSNASGQKVTGYVSKSYLTFPASYTQDGNFESQLSAEGFPESYKVRLRELHAQHPQWVFRAQKTNLDWNTAVREESQVGKTLVHTSSMSSWKSMLSGAYNFDTSTWVGFDGSSWVTASEDIVKYYMDPRNFLDETNVFQFLSHSYDSNKQTMDGLQTMTKGTFLSGSSQSGGGSNDSTGTSNPTGGSQNVGPGAAVSPATGGAPQSSGSGNVSLEAPHASITPKNPQVLMEYGPGASLTGPSSTAPSNNTTGTGTGSSSYANMIMNAATQSGVNPYVLAAMIIQEQGSAGNGKSVSGTESGYEGFYNFFNIEAYQSGSMSAVQRGLWWASQTGNYGRPWNSPEKSILGGALYYGNNYVKVGQDTFYLKKFNVQGANLYKHQYMTNVQGAASEGAVFSKAYNSDMKKTALEFKIPVYNNMPETPCSQPTGDGNPNNMLAGLSVDGFVMTPTFHRDTLEYNLIVDPTVSNIKISASALNSASSVSGTGTVALQNGNNDIKISVTAQNGTVREYILHVVRQNNGPTYSSGVGGSSSGSTPSNPGSSSSGSSGSSGSSGSGNSGGPGSSGPGKTSTNESGNKGTPGGSNVTIAPVGSTSISVQTSTGVITQGPGGSKPVTAQVTETSSQTQAQETAAAHAASGTTGDIDGDGKVSSKDVLKLQRYLLGLEKLSETEKKAADLNGDGKIDSKDLLVLKKKVLGL, from the coding sequence ATGAAAAAGTACAAAAAAGCTCGTAAGCTGGCTATTATATTAGCCAGTGTTCTGGTGTTGGATTCCAGCGTTGGAGTTATTACGCCATACATAAATGCGTATGCTTACACAGAGAGGTCGGCCACGGTGAATGCTACTTCACTTAATGTGAGGAGCGGGCCCGGTACGACCTATTCTATCGTTACAAAACTGACCAACGGAGCCTCCGTAACCGTAACAGATGAAAAAAATGCAACGGACGGCGCGCTATGGTATCAAATTCGTTTTTCCAATGCAAGCGGTCAAAAGGTTACCGGCTATGTATCAAAAAGTTATTTAACGTTTCCTGCTTCCTACACCCAGGATGGGAACTTTGAATCCCAGCTTTCCGCGGAAGGATTTCCGGAGAGCTATAAGGTGCGCCTTCGTGAGCTCCATGCACAGCACCCTCAGTGGGTTTTCCGTGCCCAAAAGACCAATCTTGACTGGAATACAGCGGTCAGGGAAGAAAGTCAGGTAGGAAAGACCCTGGTACATACCAGCAGCATGTCCTCCTGGAAGTCCATGCTAAGCGGTGCCTATAACTTCGATACCAGCACCTGGGTAGGCTTTGACGGCAGCAGCTGGGTAACAGCATCAGAAGATATTGTAAAATACTATATGGATCCCAGAAATTTTCTGGACGAAACAAATGTATTTCAGTTCTTAAGCCATTCCTATGACAGCAATAAGCAGACCATGGATGGGCTGCAGACCATGACGAAAGGAACCTTTTTATCCGGCAGCTCCCAAAGCGGCGGAGGTTCCAATGATTCCACCGGTACTTCAAATCCCACCGGAGGTTCTCAAAATGTAGGACCTGGCGCAGCTGTAAGTCCTGCTACCGGAGGAGCTCCCCAAAGCTCCGGATCCGGGAATGTAAGCTTAGAGGCACCTCACGCTTCCATAACACCTAAGAATCCTCAGGTTCTTATGGAATACGGACCAGGAGCCAGCCTTACGGGTCCGTCCTCAACAGCTCCTTCCAACAATACCACCGGTACCGGTACCGGCAGTTCCTCTTATGCAAACATGATCATGAATGCCGCCACCCAGTCCGGGGTTAACCCTTACGTTCTTGCTGCTATGATTATACAGGAACAGGGATCCGCAGGAAATGGAAAAAGCGTATCCGGAACAGAGTCGGGGTATGAGGGATTTTATAATTTCTTTAACATTGAAGCCTATCAGTCAGGAAGCATGTCAGCGGTTCAAAGAGGTTTATGGTGGGCCTCCCAAACAGGTAATTACGGAAGACCATGGAATTCCCCTGAAAAATCAATTTTGGGCGGAGCTTTATATTATGGTAATAACTATGTAAAAGTTGGGCAGGATACATTTTATCTGAAGAAGTTTAATGTACAGGGTGCAAACTTATATAAGCATCAGTACATGACCAATGTACAGGGCGCAGCTTCAGAGGGTGCTGTATTTTCAAAAGCATATAACAGCGATATGAAAAAAACGGCTCTTGAGTTTAAGATTCCGGTCTACAATAATATGCCGGAAACTCCCTGCAGTCAGCCAACAGGTGATGGAAATCCCAACAATATGCTTGCAGGCTTAAGTGTGGACGGCTTTGTAATGACACCTACCTTCCACAGAGATACCCTGGAATACAATTTAATTGTTGACCCTACGGTATCTAACATTAAGATATCTGCTTCAGCGTTAAATTCTGCCTCCTCTGTGAGCGGAACCGGAACCGTAGCACTTCAAAATGGCAATAATGATATTAAAATATCCGTAACAGCTCAAAATGGAACGGTAAGGGAATATATCCTTCACGTAGTACGTCAGAATAATGGTCCGACCTATTCTTCTGGTGTGGGAGGCAGCAGTTCAGGCAGCACGCCCAGTAACCCGGGAAGCAGTAGTTCAGGGAGCAGCGGATCCAGTGGCAGCAGCGGATCCGGAAACAGCGGTGGACCTGGAAGCAGCGGACCTGGCAAAACAAGTACCAATGAGTCTGGTAACAAGGGAACGCCAGGAGGAAGCAATGTAACCATTGCTCCTGTAGGCAGTACCAGTATCTCCGTGCAGACTTCCACCGGTGTCATCACACAGGGACCGGGAGGAAGTAAACCGGTGACAGCGCAGGTAACAGAGACTTCATCACAGACACAGGCCCAGGAAACTGCCGCCGCGCACGCTGCCTCCGGGACTACAGGAGATATTGATGGGGATGGAAAAGTATCAAGCAAGGATGTGCTAAAGCTTCAGCGTTACCTCCTTGGACTGGAAAAGTTGTCTGAAACAGAAAAAAAGGCCGCTGACTTAAATGGCGACGGCAAGATCGATTCAAAGGATCTTCTGGTATTAAAAAAGAAGGTTCTGGGACTTTAA
- a CDS encoding cupin domain-containing protein: MNTADYFIEKLDMIPHQEGGFFKEIEASDDYIPVNATEADTRKTRKLWTSIYFLLRDGEVSNFHRLKSDEMWYYHAGSSLTIYMITPEGELITRDLGLDLDRGECPQVLVPSGYIFGSAMNKEGFALVGCMVSPGFDFEDFELLNREELLKSYPHHTEIIRKLSMENS, translated from the coding sequence ATGAATACAGCAGATTATTTTATTGAAAAACTGGATATGATCCCTCATCAGGAGGGCGGCTTCTTTAAAGAAATAGAAGCTTCTGATGATTATATTCCGGTAAACGCGACCGAAGCCGATACCAGAAAAACACGAAAATTATGGACAAGCATCTATTTTCTTTTAAGAGACGGTGAAGTTTCCAATTTCCACCGGTTAAAATCCGATGAAATGTGGTATTATCATGCAGGTTCCTCATTGACCATATATATGATAACTCCAGAAGGTGAATTAATCACCAGGGATCTGGGCTTAGATTTAGATCGGGGAGAATGCCCTCAGGTTCTGGTTCCAAGTGGATATATATTTGGCTCTGCCATGAATAAAGAAGGATTTGCTCTGGTGGGCTGTATGGTTTCCCCTGGCTTTGACTTTGAAGACTTTGAATTATTAAATAGAGAGGAGCTTTTAAAAAGCTATCCTCACCACACAGAGATCATAAGAAAGCTGTCTATGGAAAACAGTTAA
- a CDS encoding OadG family transporter subunit, with protein MKLNLKRVAMGLSLAVCLFSFSISSKADTEPKQVDANAQSQLEQIPEPLLQMFVDLKEEEVEKFKSQAEQAAVLSQAAESWQSLKPELGALVSIGDDVAITTTPEGYNATVNAVFEKKSMEFTVAMDSSLTKVLSVTFTPEKSSNSQEDLYGWLAVGAIVLVLAIIGVRKYSGGSEGDSSEGTSAPAAVAPAASPAPVNAAIPAEVNLVDDLELVAVITAAIAASTGSSPSSLVVRSIRRSPVNNWKKA; from the coding sequence ATGAAACTGAATTTGAAACGAGTAGCAATGGGACTTAGTTTGGCTGTCTGCCTCTTTTCATTCTCTATAAGCAGTAAGGCTGATACGGAACCAAAGCAGGTTGATGCTAACGCTCAGTCACAGCTTGAGCAGATTCCGGAACCACTTCTGCAGATGTTTGTAGATTTAAAAGAAGAAGAAGTGGAAAAGTTTAAGTCTCAGGCAGAGCAGGCGGCTGTTCTGTCTCAGGCAGCAGAGTCCTGGCAGAGCTTAAAGCCAGAGCTGGGTGCACTGGTATCCATCGGAGATGATGTTGCTATTACGACCACTCCAGAAGGATACAATGCAACCGTGAATGCTGTTTTTGAAAAGAAAAGTATGGAATTCACAGTGGCTATGGACTCCTCTTTAACAAAGGTACTTTCTGTGACCTTTACTCCAGAAAAGAGTAGTAACAGTCAGGAAGATTTATACGGATGGCTGGCAGTTGGAGCTATCGTACTTGTACTGGCAATTATCGGTGTGCGTAAGTACAGTGGCGGATCCGAAGGTGATTCCTCCGAAGGAACGAGTGCGCCAGCAGCTGTTGCACCAGCAGCATCTCCAGCACCGGTAAATGCAGCAATTCCTGCAGAAGTAAATTTAGTCGATGATCTGGAACTGGTAGCTGTTATTACTGCTGCAATAGCAGCAAGCACAGGCAGCTCACCAAGCAGCCTGGTTGTTCGTTCAATCAGACGCTCACCAGTTAATAATTGGAAAAAAGCTTAA
- a CDS encoding acyl-CoA carboxylase subunit beta, which produces MSNSTQTSASNRIHALLDENSFVEVGSYVTARSTDFNMSAKETPADGVVTGYGTIDGCLVYVYSQDASVLGGSVGEMHAKKITKLYNMAMKTGAPVIGLVDCAGLRLQEATDALNGFGELYMSQTLASGVIPQITAVFGACGGGMAVSAAMADFTFMETKGGKLFVNAPNAISENYAEKCNTASADFQSKETGLVDFTAEGDEILTGIRILVSILPANNKDDLSYSECNDDLNRVCSDLSNYVGDTTIVLTQISDEHFFMETKKDYAPSMVTGFIRLNGETIGCVANKTEAYDESGVKTAQYDAVLTAEGCTKAAEFVDFCDAFNIPLLTLVNVKGYEATKCAEKAIAKASAKLTYAFANATVPKVTVVIGNAFGTAYLTMNSKSIGSDVVYAWENASIGMMDAESAVKIMYADEIAKADNGKALITEKAESYKQAQSSAVAAAKRGYVDDIIDASETRARVAAAFEMLFTKNEDRPAKKHGTI; this is translated from the coding sequence ATGAGTAATTCAACACAAACATCAGCAAGTAATCGAATTCATGCTTTGCTTGATGAGAACAGTTTTGTTGAAGTTGGCAGCTATGTAACAGCTAGGAGCACTGACTTTAACATGTCAGCAAAGGAAACTCCGGCTGACGGTGTTGTTACTGGCTACGGTACAATTGATGGCTGTCTTGTTTATGTGTACAGCCAGGATGCATCCGTTCTCGGCGGATCAGTTGGAGAGATGCATGCAAAAAAAATCACAAAACTTTACAATATGGCTATGAAGACAGGCGCTCCAGTCATTGGTCTGGTTGATTGTGCAGGCTTAAGACTTCAGGAAGCAACTGATGCATTAAACGGATTTGGTGAATTGTATATGAGCCAGACACTGGCATCTGGCGTAATTCCGCAGATTACAGCAGTATTTGGCGCTTGCGGCGGCGGTATGGCTGTTTCAGCGGCTATGGCAGACTTTACATTCATGGAAACTAAGGGTGGAAAGCTGTTTGTTAACGCTCCTAACGCCATTTCTGAAAATTATGCTGAGAAGTGCAACACAGCATCTGCAGACTTCCAGAGCAAAGAAACTGGTTTGGTAGACTTTACTGCTGAAGGTGATGAGATCCTGACAGGAATCAGAATCCTTGTTTCCATTCTTCCGGCTAATAACAAAGATGACCTTTCTTACAGCGAATGCAATGATGATTTAAACCGCGTCTGCTCCGATCTGTCAAATTATGTAGGTGATACAACCATCGTGCTTACCCAGATTTCCGATGAACATTTCTTTATGGAAACAAAGAAGGATTATGCTCCTTCCATGGTAACTGGTTTTATCCGTTTAAACGGTGAGACCATTGGCTGTGTTGCAAACAAGACAGAAGCTTATGATGAAAGCGGCGTGAAAACTGCTCAGTATGATGCTGTTTTAACGGCTGAGGGCTGTACTAAGGCAGCAGAATTTGTTGATTTCTGCGATGCATTTAACATTCCTCTTCTTACCCTTGTTAATGTAAAGGGATATGAAGCAACGAAGTGTGCAGAGAAGGCAATTGCCAAAGCTTCTGCAAAACTGACCTATGCATTTGCTAATGCAACTGTTCCGAAAGTAACCGTTGTAATCGGCAACGCATTTGGTACTGCATATCTGACCATGAACAGCAAATCCATCGGTTCTGACGTTGTATACGCTTGGGAGAATGCCTCTATTGGCATGATGGATGCAGAATCAGCGGTTAAGATCATGTATGCGGATGAAATTGCAAAGGCTGACAATGGAAAAGCTCTTATTACAGAAAAGGCTGAGAGTTATAAGCAGGCTCAATCAAGCGCTGTAGCAGCAGCAAAAAGAGGTTATGTTGATGATATCATCGATGCCAGCGAAACAAGAGCAAGAGTTGCAGCTGCATTTGAGATGTTATTTACAAAAAATGAGGATCGTCCCGCGAAAAAACATGGCACGATTTAG